Within the Gammaproteobacteria bacterium genome, the region GTTTCGTCCACCGACGTCGAGGGCGACAATGTCGTTTATGAAGTTACAGCCGAGCCGCGCAAAGGCACGATTACAGCATTCGACAGCGCAACAGGTGCTTTCACTTACACCGCGATTGTCGGCGAGGATGGATTGGATAGTTTTTCTTTCGCCGCGTCAGACCCTTATCAATCATCATCCGAGGCGGTCATTAACATTGAAATATTTGGCTGGATCGGCACACAGCAATTTGGCGGGACGAGCGATGAAATTTCAACTACTGGTGGAATGATCCTCGGCGACGACGGCAGTCTGATATTCGGTGGCGGCACTGAAGGATCAATTGCCGGTGCTATCAACCAGGGGGGGCGGGACGCATGGCTGCGAAAGGTCGATCGCAGAGGAAACGAACTGTGGACAATTCAGTTTGGTACGGCTCAAGACGATGCCGTTCGCAATCTATGGCGGAATCCTCTCGGTGATGGATTCTTTGCTGTAGTGAGTCAAGATTGGGCCACTACTTACCGCTTCGATGATAGTGGAAATGAACTCTGGAGCACATTGGTCGATTTTACGGGGCTGGATATTGAGGCCCCAGCATATTGGGCCAATTTTGACGACAAAGGGAATATCTACTTGTTGTCCTGGTACCGAACATCCATCTCAACTCTCGGCTCAGTGCTGACCAAGCTGGATGGCACCGATGGAAGCGTCGTATGGCACCGCGAGCTCGATCCTTCGGATAGCAATCCGGGCAATCCTTTTGTCCCGGATTCACAAATTGTTTTTGCACGGGGGATAGCCTTTGATTCCTCCGGGCAGCTAGTCGTTTCAGGCTCATTTGAGGTCAATGGGTCGTCCACCCGAACCTGCATTCGATGCCCGTTCTTGGCGAGCTTCGACGAATCGGGATCAACCCTTTGGGTGAGAGAGCCAGGCTCCTTCTCAAGTTGTGGCCGAGATGGAAGCGGACAATTCTTCAGGACAACTGTCGATGACGATGACAGTTTACTTGTAGTTGGTATCAGCGAAAGATCATCTTCTGCGAGCGGTGATGGTTTGGTTGCACGGTTCAGCGCAGATGGCACTCAAGAACTCTGGTCGTATTGTGACGATTCAGGTGATGTAAACAGCTTCCTATTTTCACCGGCTCTAAAGGCAGCGAATGGCCACATTTTGGTATACGGATCACTCGAAGCTGCGCCCGATCCTATGTCCGGGTTACGCGAATCATCGGACCTCGTCGCGTTCAGACTCGATGAAAATGGAACCCTGTTGTGGGATCGAGTAATCGAAGGCAACAGGTCCGATGGAAGTGCCGCGATACTTTTTGCAGGGACACTGGTTGAGGATTCACAAGGAGTTCTTTATCTCAATGGATGGTCCGATGGTGAGCATACTAACGCTGCAAATGCGGGCGGTACTGACATCATTCTGATGCGACTCGATGCGGACGGAATGCCACGATAGGCTCCCTACAGTTTGGCAATCCGGTGACGTCGACTCACTCAAAATGGGCGCCAACGACAAACCATCTAAGCCGGATCAGAAAGTGTTGGCGGACTGACAATCCGTTGGTCGATTGACCGGCTGCTTTTGGCCGAAAGCGGACCTAAATTTCACTGGTTTTCGGGTCGTCTGAATGTCCGGTATCGGGAAAAGCGGACATTAGGAGTTGGGCGTCAATACACGACCTGAAGAACGTCCGCTTTACCCCCGAAAGCAGACATTGAGCTAGTATTGGTCCTAAGGGCCGCTAATGACCCAAAGCGGAAGTTCAAAGTCAAACGAGGAGTAACTCAAGATGGTCGAGGGATCAATTGACAGAGACTTTTTCAAGGTG harbors:
- a CDS encoding cadherin-like domain-containing protein, with translation MKKCIYCFLLILAACGGCGGSSTSSPPANRAPQAANQSVATNPGEALSGSLSATDADGDALTYTVVTGSASGSVTLSGTGNRSFEYTPNGGFTGEDSFTFTASDGDTTSNTATVTVTVNNRPIAVAGSFSTSDAADHSGVVSSTDVEGDNVVYEVTAEPRKGTITAFDSATGAFTYTAIVGEDGLDSFSFAASDPYQSSSEAVINIEIFGWIGTQQFGGTSDEISTTGGMILGDDGSLIFGGGTEGSIAGAINQGGRDAWLRKVDRRGNELWTIQFGTAQDDAVRNLWRNPLGDGFFAVVSQDWATTYRFDDSGNELWSTLVDFTGLDIEAPAYWANFDDKGNIYLLSWYRTSISTLGSVLTKLDGTDGSVVWHRELDPSDSNPGNPFVPDSQIVFARGIAFDSSGQLVVSGSFEVNGSSTRTCIRCPFLASFDESGSTLWVREPGSFSSCGRDGSGQFFRTTVDDDDSLLVVGISERSSSASGDGLVARFSADGTQELWSYCDDSGDVNSFLFSPALKAANGHILVYGSLEAAPDPMSGLRESSDLVAFRLDENGTLLWDRVIEGNRSDGSAAILFAGTLVEDSQGVLYLNGWSDGEHTNAANAGGTDIILMRLDADGMPR